The DNA sequence ACAAATGATGGTATAAAATGCAGTATGGAAAATGTTTATCAGTGAAATATTCCTTTGATTTCAAGGAGTAAAGCAAGCAGCATGGCTAACAAAGACAAAGGTAATAGATGGTCTACCTCAACAAATACTTAGCATAATGACTGATACAGCTAATCAACTGGAGAATCAGGACGAAATAGTCCAAAATGCAATCTATCATGCACGCTTTTGGTTTAGCAGTGAGGAGGAGATCATGGAAGAAGCTTATTGGTAAGTTTCTGACTTGTTTCCTTCTTTCATTGTTTCAGTTTTGCTGTTGGGACAGACTTTTTAAATCTTCTCGAAGGAAGTTGTATTTTACAACAGATGAGCAGGGAATTTTTCTGGACTATATGCTGAAACACTCCAGTATATGGCAAGAAATAACGCCTCCTTTGAGTCCAAAGAGGCTTCCTGCTTTTCCTCTGTATGGTTTACTGCTCTGCCTTCCTTCTGATCATACTCCTTAGGAGCAAGCAGTTGTGCTTCATCTTTTTATGGCTGGAATATTACATAATCCTGCTCTGTATCTGCAGTTATTTGCCAGTGGATGCTGTTGTCTCTGAGTCCCTGTGCCTTTTTTGCTTGCACCCTTTAAACAGGTCAAAACAAATGATACGTACAaaatcttgtgtgtgtgtatgtgggaggTAAGAATTCGCACCACGTTTAAAATGAGTTTTTGGGTTATGGATTATTTATAATTACGTCAttcatagtccacctttctcacttggactcaaggcggattacacagaGAATCAATACAATCAATAGGATGGGGTAttcagtaaacaatacagtaagaTTGTGATCTAAAAACAACTGAAGTAAAACATGTCATAACATGACATAGTAAATGATACAAAAATTACACAGTAGGATCTTAGTTTCATCATGCTAAACACAGTAGTATAGATGACAGTCCCTAAAAATTTAGCAAAGTATCTTTGTAAATAATTTAGTGGAGTACAACTCtgttgcctgcatagaaaagctctcttgaataattcagttttgcatacttTGCAGAAATctaggagagtgggagccttcctgacctccttaggcaggccattccacaaggtgggaccCACAATGGAGAAGGCAGTTGTGCAGGTTGTCAGCTTAGATGAGCAAAGCTATCATGGTGGAGTGGAGGGAGAGAGGTGATCTCACAAATAGGAGGGTTTgaagccatgaagggctttgtatgttaCAGCCAGTACCCTAAATTGAGcctggtaactgatgggcagccagtggagtgcctgcagaatgggagtaatatggaTGCTCTGTCTGGTGCTTCATTATACCAGAGTGCaatgttctgcaccaactggagtttctgaaCTGATAGTTATGCCTTCAGTTTTAACTTAAAAGAAAAGTGTGTCTTATCTATTGGATATTTTGAAACACTTTACTGGATGACTGACTTACACCTAGCTGCTTTGGAGCACTGGCTACCATGTTTGTATTGAGATGGGAGGCTGGGAATTTAGTTTATAGCTTCCTTTAAGTGAGAAGTAGTGGGCTGGCTTACAGACAAGTTTGGTAAATCAGAGTGAAAAAAATGTAGAAATCAGTTTTTAGTACATTTGCAATTGGGAATATGGGGTTGCAATAGAACAGAATAGTTCAAGAGGACATCATTATAAAGGTAATGGTGGTCATTTTAGTGATGAAAAATAGGTAATTTTTATTGCAGTGTTCATTGTATGcttcatactgttttattgcattttaaaaatgatgtGATATCTtgagactataaatgaagtaaataaaaatataatttttgtATAAAATGTGATTAACTCATactaccagcaggaactcatttgcatattagaccacaccccctgattccacCATAGTTTTGCACaggtttttctgtagaaaaagcccagctggaatcatttgcatattaggccacaccccctgatgcaaagctAGCTGACACTGCATTCTTGTGttttcctgctcaaccccccccccccccctgccgaaATCCTTACACACTACCTGCTTTGGTAGTGCattactctgttctggttagacctcacttagagtattttgttcagttttgagcaccacaatttaagaaggatatagacaagctggaacatgtccagagaagggcaatatagatggtgaggggtctggagtctTCTGAGAAAAGGTCGAAGGAGCTggttatgtttagcctgaagaggagacgactgagaggtgatatgatcaccaaatACTTGAAGGGGTATCATATAGAGTATGGTAggtgttgttttctgttgctccagacgctcagatcagaaccaatgggatgaaattaaaagtttttggctaaacattgggaagaacttccttacagagcagttcctcagtggaacagacttccttgggaggtggccagctctccttggaggttttaaaacagaggctagatggcagtCTTTCAGCAATgccgattctgtgaatttaggcagatcatgggagggAAGGCATGGAGCGGGGGTCAGTGATGATgctcctctaaactgtggagtcttgtgaacaaaaattctactttgtgagctactggcattaaagttgggagtaGGTATGGGCATGAATCGAAGCACGAATTCTGATTCGTGCCTAAAATAGCCGATATATGGTTTGTTCTGAATTGGTTCAGATACTCATGATATGCACGACTTGAAAAACAAAGTGGCATGTTTTTGGGGCAGTTTGCTTGTGTCGTGAGCGGTGGGGAATCGTATGCCATGACATGCCCAGAGTGATGGTGtaacccggaagtgatgttattgctcTGGGCATGTTGCTGGGAATGGGGGAACCACTCTgtcttctgggtgacatcatcacatcaggcacGTTGTGGCATGTTGAtgctcccaaaccaaatgaatcaATGAACTACAACTTGTTCAGAAAAGGAAAAGTGTAAAATGAACTGAACCACCAAATGGGGCAAACCAATGaacaacaaaatgaaacaaaccaccatttttgtgTTGCATGCTTGTCTCTAGTTGGGAGCGAGCAATTTTGGCTAcagcataaatttgtttgctctggggcaatccttcctgagctaagacaaaaacatgtgtgCTGcgactaaaaaactgagctagctcacaacagctcagcttagagggaacactgatcactgggtgtgtgtgaggggggaggtatttgtgaatttcctgcattgtgcaggggattggactaaatgACACTGGAGGTCTCTtacaactctgattctatgatatcTGTAAAGTAGGACATAGCCCCAGATTGGTGGGATGGGGAGGGAGTGGGGCTGAGGAAGGCTTGCTTAGAACTACCTTGGAAGTTTGTGATCTTAGCTGCTGTACTATGTGAGCTTTCCAGCACTTTCTTAGCACTGTCTTGCTTGTATCCTACAGCTGATGGACACAGTTCATAATTCATACCTGGTACTTTTTGGATGTAAACTTAAATTATATGTGTATTATATATTATAATTTTATTATAGTGCTCTCTTATATATATGTAACTCTAATCTGAGGCCCAACATTTGCTTTTAAAGCCCTGTACTTCTGGAAGACTTGCTTCACTTGTGCAGGTCTATGGCTGTCAAACATCCCTTGCTGGCCAAACGAATGTTGGCTCAAGACTATAGAGTGGCAGCTACATGGGAAAGAGGTGAGTTAAAGTTTCACATGTTAATGGTTCAAGCAAATTTGATATGAATATGGGAATCAGCCACTCATGCCAGGTTTTAAGTAAAGTTGGTCTCTGGTCCTGAGATCTCTAGATTGGATGATAAATCCTCCTCAGCTTATCTTCCCTGTCAGTGCGGATCAGTTAGGTGGTGGCATGATACAactaagaggaggaggaaaaagcttGCTGCCTCTTGTTCTGtttctcctctctttctttctccccttgtCTGTGCTTTCGAAAAAGTGTAGTTCCCAGATTGCCTGATACTACACTACAATTCTCAGTAAGCGGTATTTTCTCTCCATCTGCATCATCTCGCCATCTGATTACTCTGTACCAACAAGGCAGATAAGTTGGGGTAAAAGAGAggagttgtgggggggagaagttcTGATGAAGTTGGGTATACCATGGTGATTTTACCTCTAATAAAATTAGTGGTTTTTTATTTACTCTTAAAGGGCCCTGAGTGGGAATGtgaagtgagtgtgtgtgaggtGTGTCCATTTTTCAAGTTGTGTAGGTCTCTTGATACCTATAGAATTGCTTTAGTGGGATTGTTGCCCTAGAATAAAGACTAAACAATTAAGTTGTTAAGGTCCTTTGTGTTCTAAGGGCTCTATTCTCTGGAGACTCCAGAAAATTGATAGACAAAAAGATAAAGGAAATCCCACAGACTAAAGCAGGTATAAAGATCACTTTTCTCCTGAAAAGCTATTCTTAACTATTGATCCTGGTTATTCCACAACTGTAACATTGGTAGGATTATCTTTATTGGCACGAACAACACAAATTGCATGCTTAGAATCTATTTACATATTTAGCAAATCATTACTATATTCATCAGCAGTATACCTCATTGAAATATTATGGATATCGTCCTgggccatggggtggagacagtgctggtcgccttggtagatgtcctccagcggcatctggattgaggtggcgtggcagtgctgatgttgttagatctgtcggctgcgttcgatacggtcgaccatcagttactgacccgccgccttgccgacataggcgttagggggtcggccttgcagtggctttcctccttcctcaatggacggggacaaagggtggtaattgggggtgagctgtcccagcggcacacactagattgtggggtgccacagggagcagttctctccccgatgttatttaacatctacatgcgcccccttgcgcagattgcctggaggtatgggcttgggtgccatcaatatgcagatgacacccagctctatctgctaatggacggctggcctgactgcgtccctgagaatctggacctggcattgcaggctgtggcaggttggcttaggctgagtgggttgaaactgaacccgatgaagacagaggtcctttgcttgggtcgcggctctctgggaggagaaattcctcttcCGGtatttgatggtgcgccgctgaaagcagtgcaccgggtcaggagcttgggagttctactggagccttcactatcaatggaggcccagatagcagccactgccaagtcggcgttttttaatctgaagcgggcaaggcagttggcccccttcctagagcgtcgggacctagcaacagtgatccatgcaacggtcacctcaaggttggattactgtaatgccctgtacatggggctgcctctgtgccgaacccagaagctgcagctagtgcagaacgcggcggctaggctgttattagggctcccaagatgggagcacatacagccggggctacgcggactgcactggctgccagttgtataccgggttcgctacaaagtgctggttattacctttaaagccctatatggtcgaggacctgcctacctgaaggaccgtctctccccatatgaactccagagagcattgaggtcaatggggaagaaccaactgactatccccgggccgaagcaGGCAAAATTAAAGACTACTCGCacatgggccttctccattgcagctccaggaagaagtacgagccctgcggagccttgaacagttccgcagggcctgcaagaccttcctctttaggatggcctttacctgattgaatgactgatggactcgtcttaagtgattccgccatcatacatacttgcatctaatagaatggcaccagaaatgttaattttaaattggaatttttttaagttgaatgttgattttaaaatttgttgtataactcattatgtcgttagccgccctgagcctgcttcggcggggagggtgggatataaataaaatgttgttgttattattcattcattcattcatttttggtAGATTTATCTTCTGACCTTTCCCAAGGGGGCTCAGGCAGATTACATCCAATAAAACCAgcagaatacaataaaatcaataaaataccatTAAAACAACACAGTGCAGTATAACAGAGGCGGGCGAGCTCATCGTGCAAGTTGAGGTATAATCAGTGTCCCGGATATAATGGTTAAGGTGATGACTCACTGGGGGGCGGATAGCCAATGGTATAGGCAATAGGGAAAGAAAAGGAACCTGCCTGCCTCAACCAAActcctggcggaacagctccatcttacaggccctatggaaaggtgGCAGATTTGGTAGGGCCTGtgtctccatagggagctgattccaccaggttggggaatATTGAAACTGACCTtgagagcccaggctagcccaatctcatcagatttcaaaaagctaagcagggttggccctagctagtatttggatgggaaggaAACCCAGGGctgctggcagaagcagccagtGGCAAACTCTCTGAACATCTTctgtgaaaaccctacagggttgccatggaTCCTACTAAAAAGAGTATGTTGAATGCTGCTTGATTCTGATGATGTTCCTGTGGGTGAGAAGTAAAATACCAAAGTGCAGCCTAAATTTGAAAGGTGCAGTTACCCTGTTCTGTTTTGTCCTGGGAAAAAACAAAATCTTACCTTCTGCATAAATGTTTTGTTCCCCATTATCTACAATAGGGGTCTCAGTGGCATGCTTTCTTATGGTCTATATTGGTAaatgtgttatttttttaaaaaaaaaactttgaacaTTTGAAAGTATTTGCTTGCACCTATAACTTAATCTGAGTATGCAGTATAGTTTGAGGGCATGTGATCCAGTTGAAGCTAAGCTGATCAGTGACTAGatgggagatctcttgggatcgtTATATATCATGCCTGTGTCCCTTTCTTTGATTGGAAAGACATCCATACTTGACTGTGATGATGATTGCCCTTTGCTTATCTAGATGTAAATTCATTATGAGGAATCAAAGCATAAGAAAACTGTCTTCCGCCACCTTTCACATTTATTATGTGGCCAACTTGATCTACATAAGTAGCAGCAAATAGTAGAATGCCTGCAATAAAGTAAATATTTTGAAGTGGCCACACACTTACTGTGCAACATGTCAACTTAAGAGTGACAGAAAGGAGGTAGCAGGCAATGCTTCCTctaacctgtggagtcttgtgagcaaaaattctacttcatgagctactggcattaaagttgagaggtactgcataaattaagtttgctctgggccacttttcctgaactaagacaaagatgtgtgagccagaggctaaaaaattgtgagctagctcacactaactcagcttagagggaacactggtagcagGTAGAATGGAGAGGTTTGTATGGCAAGAAGGCAAAGCAGTCTGGGTAGCTTTCAGACCTATGCAAACTAAGAGGGTTAGGATTACCTGATGTGAGCTTGCCAGGGACATGATCAAGAGTTTCAGTAAGATCCAGAGGGAAGAGATCCAAGCAGAAATCCATGGAGAAGCATGTGGAAGAGGCCACATGAAGAAAACAATGCAGCACAAGAGCTTAAGATTCAGGACACGCAGTAGAAAAGGAACATCTCAAGGGCTGATTACTGAGCAAATTTTGGAAGCATCAGGGCTGCTCTGATAAAGGAGCAGAGATGGGAGCAAAGCATTTTGATTTTCCTGGGCCTATAGAGAGGCAGGGTGTTCACATGAAGTCAGTGGATGGCCCTTCAATTAGCTGGTGGTGCGGTGGAGGTGTTCCTGATGTGGGGAAAATTCCCTATAAGAAGATAAAATTCCCTATAAGAAGAAAATTCTTTATAAGaagatatattggatttatatccgcccttcactttgaatctcagagtgatcatgatctcccttaccttcccccccgccaacagacaccttgtgaggtaggtggggctgagagagctctcacagaagcttccctttaaagggcaactgctgtgagtgctatggctgacccaaggttattccagcagctgtaagtggaggagttgggaatcaaacctggtcctcccagagttcgctcacttaaccactacaccaaactggataagaGGGAGCAAAAGGCAGGGAGGAGATGTGTTGGATGCATATTTTAATTATTGGGATGTGAGCTGTCAAGTGAAAAACTTCATGAAATTAAAGTTGGATATCACTGGGCTTTCTTTTGTTAAAAAGGAATCGGGCAAAAAATAGAGAGCTTGATTAAATGAAATTATTTGTACAATCCAAGAGCCTTCAGAATAATGTAACTGAGTCAGTTCAGTCTTCTCTCTGGATTTCTGTTGCACAAATAGTCTTAAGTCTAAGCTTGCTGTACATGTTTCAAGCTAACTATTGTGCTACGATGGTAATAATTTGATTAAAGTGGGCATCCTACTCCTACCTATTCTATTAACTTTTCTTATTCTGTAAATAGTTCAAGATAGGACATGCAAGAATAAGTTTGGGATAATATTGTCTGGTCAAAGAAATTGAGGCCAACAAAatggaagctaaaaaaaaaaatggtggtttATAAAGGAAAACCTAATAGTGCCAGTGATTCCATCTCTATTCAGTTCTGAAGCTAGTTGCTTAAAGACTTACTGGGACACAGGTGAAGGTTTGCAGTCATTTGTCCTAGGCTATCCACCACTTCAACCCAAGGACATGCTAATGGGTTTCCAGGAATTTATATTGATGCCCCAAATTTGTTATTGTAATCCTAGGACCAAGAATATAGGGGTGACCCAAGCAACGCCTTAATCAGAGGTCCTTTAGTACATTCTGCCAAGCAATATGTGTGGAAAATAGTGACATCTTTCTTCAACACAGGGAAGAGAGAGAACCTGCTTGGAAGAATGCCAGCAGCTGATTTCCTGCCAAAGGAGATTGTCCTGGTATTTGATCCAAGAACACCCTCCTGAACATGGTGTTTCACAGACCCAGTAAGAGCTATGGTATAGTTTTAATTAAAATGGTCCCTAATTTATTtatgtgtggcctgatattctCCTTTTTCAGAATCTGTCCTCCTCCAGGTTCGTGGTGTCAATGGGAAGCTTTTGAATGCTATGAATCCTTTAGAATCTGTAGCATCTAAGGATGAGATATTAGCCACTGAAAATGACATTTTAGAAATGTTATATCCTATTGCACCTACAATAGACCTTCAAGAAGTTAATATATATGAAACAAGAAATGATACAGGTAAGTTTTGTGTTtgataaaatttattttattttgagcgGGAGTTGTACTAGCTGACATCTGAAAAGGATGCTGGGGTCTAGAGTGGTAAATGAATGCACAGCCTTAAGCATTGATCTTTTATAATGTAGTtcagaaaagccctggtgatctTTAGGGATGAGATACAAAATAGCACTAAACTTTAACCTGATTATTTGTACCATAGGTTTCCAAGCGGGTTATCCATATCCTCATCCTCACACTATATATTTTGCTCATGGTGACAAATACCGTAGAATGAGACCGGAACAACTCCGGGCTAAAATGTTGATGTTTGCTTTTGGGAATGCTCTTGCTAAGGCCAGGGTACTTTATGGGGTAAGTAGCAATAAGATGCTTATGAAATAACTTAACCTGTGTTGCTACTTCAGAATCTGTTGTTTGTTCTGTTGGTTGAAGTTTCTGCTGTTTATTTTTCTGTGCTTCTGTGGGCTCATAGAAACATAGCacagaatgaaagaaagggaTAAGAAACATGACCTGGAAAAAGCACTGTCATGGTGCATGAGTTACACAGCTTCTGTTGAGCCTGCACTACCCTCCTCTGTTGTGCAGGCTatacacagagccagtttggtgtactgattAGGAGtgcgaactctaatctgggagaactgggtttgattcaccactcctccacatgcagctgctggtgtgaatgtgagacagccacaagttctcagcagagctgttctctcgagcagttctcgaaagagctctctcatcaccaccctcctcacagggtgtgaggaagggaaggagatggtaagcttcTCAGAGgctcttgagtgaagggtggggtataaatccagtcttgtCCTTCTCCTCGTCCTCTTCCTCACTGAGCTGGAAGGTCAGGAAAGCTCTGCACCCACAGGCACTCATTCGTACTTGAGTAGGTATATCCTGATAATCTCTTACAGTCCAGCAGGGAGATGTTAACATAAACTTTTAACCTATTTCACTTGCTTAAGGTAGTACTGTGTAACTTCTTGGCATTTCAGGAGGTTTAAAGAAATGCTTCTTTTGAGTTCTGGATTGTGTGCTAAAGATGTCAGAAAGCAAAATGAACAGAGTTAAAGAGGGCAGCAAAAAGAGACTataaggctgggtccagaccagcagcttggggcagcagcttCCTGTCTCGAAGTAAGCTGGCAGAGAGGAAAGCACTTTGGGGCGGTCAGACTTCATGTGGCTACTTCTGGGACAGGGACGGGGACCGCACACTCTCTGCAGGAGCAGTCAGACTGTCATGCACTTGAGCTATGCTTCCCAGACATTCCCTGGCTGTTCAGACGATCGAGAAAGGTGGCAGGGAAGCACCATGGTGATTTGTTACCACTTTGGAAGTAGTAGCTTTTTCGGACTCATCAGTGACTCTGTAAGATGGGCTGAATATGGGAGCAGAACGGTATCCAGATGTTCACATctgaacttgattttttaattcGTCTGGGGGCTGTTGCCTCAAACTGTCGGTCTGGACTCAGCCAATGAGGGTTGTTTTAAGAACTTTACTACTTAATTTTGTGATTGCTGTATTTGTTATACACTGAGAATATATTTTGTAACACAAGAATTCAGTAATATACATGAATTTTTGTATATTAGACTTGGTTTTTATAACAGTGTTTTTGTTAGCAGAAAGCATATTCATGCAAAAGAGGCTAATTTGGCTGATCGTTATGAGGTTGGCTTGAAGTTTAGGGTCGTTCTTTATACTGGGGTTGAATCCTAGCTCATCATCATCTGGACAAACTATTCCTTTCAATTTCTTTtccaatagatccaggtgggcagctgtgttagtctgaagccatagaacaaagtttgagtccagttgcatgtttaagaccaattaagtttaattctggtataagcttttgtgatgaagcgtgcatgcacatgaaaacttatacctagaatgtaaaggtgccactggactcaaattttctCAATTAAGTAACTCATTGCAGTTGATTCAAGTAGAATTTGAACTCAAGACTTAAGAGTTTGTAGTCTGTCAATTCCACTGGTACAGGTAGGTCCTTTATGTCCCCTGAAACTCTCACGAAGGATGCCGGCTCCCGGCAGAGCTCTCAACTGTGTGTACTTTTGTTGAGATCAAATCAGAATTACACTCACAAAgcaatgaccagcactttgtctTGGGCTGACTGCAAGCAAGTGGCAGGCCAATAACTGCCAGTATCTGTGTACCATCTTGCCCATGGAGTTCTCCAGCTTGATTATATAAATTCACTAAACCtggacccctccccccttttactatgctgatcttgcattgagcaaggggttggactagattgtaTGAgcctttccagctctgtgattctataactGTTTTATCCTGCTTACAAAGTGGTGATCTGCCTCTTGATCTCAGACCTGGGGGAACTAACTGGtttaaacttccttccttttTATTGCTTCCTTCCCTTGCCTGCTCTCAGGATGAACCCAAAGTCTTGGAGAAACCCATTGTTGTTCAAAGTGTTGGCACAGATGGCCAGAGTTTCCAGTTCATGGTGTTCCAGTTAAACACAACTGATTTAGATCCCAGCCATGGTGTTAAAAACTTGGCCTGGATTGATGCAGACCAACTTCTGTATGAAGATGCCAGGCGTTGCCCAGAAATCAGGAAGAAGGTTGTCATGGTATGCTAATACAAAATTATTTCTTGCCCTAGTTAGGGCAAGTAGAACTGAAGCAGGTTATCAGTAGGTCAAAAGATGTGATCTCTGGGACCCTTTAAGGGCAAGTCTGAATTTTTAGAGGGCAGCTTCATTCTTATGTAGAAGAAAGATCCTTCAAAAGTCACCAGATCAGATTCCAATACTTCACAGCCAGGGCTCAGATTTGCTCATATAACTTTGGCTGTAATACTGAAGTGAACAAAAGATACCTCACCTGAGTGCttgtaaccaatactccctctaatctgtggagtcttgtgagcaaaaattctaccttgtgagccactggtattaaagttgtgagctactgcataaatttgtttgctgtggggccatattcctgagctaagacaaaatgtatgtggaggctaaaaaagtgtcagcttagaggaaacactgcttgcAACACATGCCCATATTCTTTGCTCTTACTGCAAGGTGTGGTAGAAGAACAGATATGAGACAGGTGTCCTTGTACTGTACCATTTCTTAATAAGTCAGTAGAGCACTTACTATTTTAAATTGCCAACTTTTTTGCACCAATCTGAGATTTCATTCACATCACAAGCCCCATCAATGGAAAGTTTTAAAATCTACTGTTACCATATCTGTGCTCTTTGTTCAGCTGTATGCCAGACATTGAAGATCCAGATGTTCTTTTTACAGATTCCTGCTGGAGTACATGGCTATCAGCCAGCTACATTCAAGAAGTTCCTGGCATTCTACTTGCATGGTGTTGTGTGAGGCTTCTCAAAAAGTCTTTGAATTAACCTGCATCAGTTATGTTTTCCTTTCGTGATGTTGGGCTTATATTGTATTAATGGCTAGAGggtattttatttttgtgaataaagttttttttaaaaa is a window from the Heteronotia binoei isolate CCM8104 ecotype False Entrance Well chromosome 2, APGP_CSIRO_Hbin_v1, whole genome shotgun sequence genome containing:
- the MRPL37 gene encoding large ribosomal subunit protein mL37, with product MPFAKKKWPLPLEGGKIAAKRRRGGKTVMLSLRRSARRVACWVPCGQRRTKMYYGPRRPTGPLPRTPWTVRGPPPGAKLPWYLQNVPPVREQVPELDVVTYEGKMYRVPWLAKPRHEKWERGWHSRRHDGPCLDGLPSYKERPCYVCQQLTRLLEGVKQAAWLTKTKVIDGLPQQILSIMTDTANQLENQDEIVQNAIYHARFWFSSEEEIMEEAYCPVLLEDLLHLCRSMAVKHPLLAKRMLAQDYRVAATWERESVLLQVRGVNGKLLNAMNPLESVASKDEILATENDILEMLYPIAPTIDLQEVNIYETRNDTGFQAGYPYPHPHTIYFAHGDKYRRMRPEQLRAKMLMFAFGNALAKARVLYGDEPKVLEKPIVVQSVGTDGQSFQFMVFQLNTTDLDPSHGVKNLAWIDADQLLYEDARRCPEIRKKVVMIPAGVHGYQPATFKKFLAFYLHGVV